The genomic region GCCAAAAGAGCGGGAAAGGCCGGCGAGCTCAGCGAAGATGATTGGAAGGAATTTTTTTAGTCGCGTCAGCGAGGGTCCGCCTTCCGTGCACGGCGAGGTACCGTTGTTCGTCGAATACTCCGTACCTCTCGGTTAATACGCCGCATCTAATTTTTTGAAGCAAGCCCGCCGAGCTGGCAGCTTTGTGGGGTCATCCCACTGCTGCCACCGTAGCAGGCCAAGGGCTGGACGAAGATGAGCGCAGGAGATCAGCTTCCGGAACTAAGGTATTCGAAGGAGTTTCGGCAGTACCAACGAGCAGCTATTCAGAAGGCCCGGCGCTACCGGGGCAACTTTCTTAACGCAGTCTCAGCTGGAAAGTCGGCGCCCGGGCTTTTCTCGTGTGCCATCCGACAGGAACGGGCAAAACGGCGGTTATTGCCGGTCTGTCGCAAGCATCCCCAGAGATAGGGAATGTTTTGGTCCTGACGACGCGCGAAGCGATACGTGACCAACTCACGCGCGAGATCAGCGGCAACATTTTTATAGAAGAGGACAAAGTCAATCTTGGTCCCAAGATACGGCTCGCAAAGAACACGTATGTCGTTAACGAGAGCCGGATACTGGAAGGGCAGGTGCAAGAGCTCCACGAGGCTACCATCAGGCACTTCTCTCCCAAGTTGAAGGACTTCTCTGCGCGGCAATTCGACCGGCTTGTCGAAGACCCGGGGAATATCGTCTTTGGCGAGCTTAGCAAAAACCGCTCGATCATGCTTATGACCGTGCAGATGCTCATCGGACTCGATATCCGCGGGGCTTGCTACAAAGCTCTTCGTGACCACATTGATCTGATAGTGTTCGACGAAGGACATTACGAACCGGCGGCCAAGTACAGTGCGGCTGTTCCGCGGCCTTGTAAAGCCGATCATCCTGCTTTCCGCCACCCCTTTCCGCAACGATCTGAAACCGTTCAGTATCGAAAAGAGCAGCATTCACCTCTACAGATTCTCCGAAGCAGTTGACGATAAAATCATACGAAAAGTCGAAGTAATCCAACGGCCGCGGACTTCCGATGCAGAGGTCTTTTGCTTGGATGTCATCAACTTTGCAGAAGAACAATTTGGCTCTGATCGCTCGAAGTGGCCTCGTATCATTATTCATTGCGAGGACATGGGCGCATCACGAGGCTTGGCGAGCGATTCATCGCCCATGGGTTCGGCGGGAAATTGGTCGCAATACACGACCGCTATTCGACGAAAGGCGCCGACCATCAGTCGGCAGCATCGATCGGTGCCTCCGCCAAGGCTACCGACGCCCAAATTTGGATACATCAGTATAAATTGATGGAAGGTATCGATGATCACCGATTTCGAATTTTAGCGTTCTTCGATCCGCTTGGAAATGTCAGATCGATAGTCCAGCAGGTCGGTCGCGTTATCCGCTTGACGCCGGGCGAATCTGTGGAGCCGGCATTTGTCCTTGATCATTTCCAGGGACGGATAAGTCGGGCCTGGGAGCTTTTCAGCTCATACGACAAATCGATCAGCCCGGAATATCTCACCAAGACGATGTCCAAATTCTACCTGGAAAAATTTGCGGCTGTTCAGCCCGAGATCGATTACATCTCGAAGAAATTCAGGGAGCGCCACGAACTCAACAAAATTGCTGCGGCAGACAATGAAATTCTGTTCGACCGACGCGTCGTGTTCAAACGCATCTCTGGCGTCCGATACGTTGAAATCACTTGCGAAACAAGTCGAAGAGGAACTGGTCGTCGAGGATTGCGAATTCAAGCAATACCCCTTTGGTAAGGAAGCTGTCTTATTCGTCTACGCCAAGGTGGCGAGCCCGGACTTTCTAAACACGCTGTACTTTGCCGAAGTGCGGCATGGTGCCCGGCTCTTGATCCACCTGCCGAAGTACCAGATGCTCGCCGTAGCCGGAGCGGGTTCGAGTGCCGGTTCGGAGGGGTTGGGCCATCTCGAATCGATAGGGCCGGAAAAGCTTGAATGTCTCCTCATGCCGGGGCAATTGGGTCGCATCAGCAGCGTCATCCCAGAACACCAATCTAGGAAATCGCGTGGTGCGCAGGCGCATCATCTCCGCGCCCTCAATCGCGGAAGTTCCCCCCATTTTGGATGAACACGGCCATATCGTTTCAACTGTCACCGGATACAATGGAACCGCCGCGAAAGTCGTCGACGATCTGGAGTACTGTGAATTCGTCGATGAGGAGATGAACATAGTGGACATCGCGCCTCCCGCGGCCACGAACGTGGGCACCTCGCTGCCCGCAGATTTAATCCGGCGATATATCGGGATTGGGAGCGGAAGAGTTTCTGAACAGGGCCCGCCACTCCGCCTGAACGCAGTCCGACAATGGGTCGGATCGCTTACTGACCAGATGGATACCGGCGCCCGCTACGACGCCGTTTACGATCGCTATGCGGCGCTCTCGGCGTCCGCCGTCGCCAACGGAGCGGCAAGGAATCTGCTGCTCGATATTTTCGATATCTCAGACCAATACAGGCACAAAGACACTGGCGATCTTATGAGCAGCGACGACCTGTGCGTCGATCGCACCGGCACGTCCGCGGCTTCAGACGGAAAACTTTCCTCGTCGTTCAGAATAGCGATCAATGGTGAAACGTATTTGGTGGACGCCATCTTCAACCCGGGCTCCCAGCGATACAAGCTCAAATCGCCCTCTCTCGACACGGCATTCGTGAGTACGGGAGCGAGAACGCGACCACTCTGCCGCGCGTTGAATGATCTACAGTCTTTCAGCATAATCCCTGACGATATTAACGTCATTTACGTCCATGGCCGCTTCTACGCGCCAGGACTAAAGTTCGGATCACGATTTACTCCGACGGGCTTTTTTGTCGGTCACTGCCTCTACCCCTCTGAGACATTCAGGAACATCTCATCGGAGAAAGGAGCTTCCGTCTCCAATGACGAATACGACACCGCCAGTTAATTCGGCCTCATCGACAATTGGAAAAACGGGTTCGATAGCAAGAAGCTAAAGGTCTCATCTGATTGGGTGAGCCTTTACCAGCCTGAGCATGTCAAATTTGCCCCCTCCTTGTGCATCTGTGATGACATGAGCAAGGAAAGCGCAGATTTCATTTTGGTCCAATCGTCGAGTCGTCCTTGTGCATGCAAACGCGTCAGACAAGTTTCGCGAATTTTCTGCCTCTGCCGTACAGGAAGTATGCGCTCAGGCTCAGAAGAACATGGCTCTTTTTTCAACCTATTCCTTGCAAAAGCCAGGCAATATCAATTTGTGGAATCGCGCGCACAAGTTTTCAGGCGACAACAGGGTTAAGCTCACCGTTCGAAAGAGGATTCGTAAGCCGGTTTCGGAGACTGCGGCGGGTGCCTGGGCAACGCTAAATGAATCCACTGACAACGCGTGAGATCTGGCTTGTTCTGGGCAACATGCTCTCGGCTAAGACCTTGTATGATGGCCTACGCAGCGACAAGCCGGCACCAGAGACTCTCCAGTTGAACCACCTGTTACAAACGACGATAGCTGCCGCAGGGAGTGTCGGCGCCAAGACGCGGATATTCTGTGCGCCGTAGTCACGGACCGGCTAAAAGAGAGGACAAGATAAGTAGCTCGCCGCCCACTTTTTTTCGGTTGCAAGCGGCCACCAGCCTCGGACAGCGATGAACGCTAAGCCCCGCTTCGTTTGCAATGGCGATGACGGCCTGGGATCCGCAGGTGCCGCGTCATGCGATGTCCGTCAGGATCATCGCCAACATGCATATAGGCGAGCGTGACCTGAAGTGAGTTGCGGCCTTCGCCATCAGCCTACGATCGCAATTGAGTCATAGCGCCCCGTCGCACCTCGCCAACCTGGCGCTGCGACTTTCGCTGCCGCTTCCAGACGCTTCACGAAAGAAATTTTCCGCTGAAATTCGGAGAACGAAAAAACCCTCGAAAAAAGCACGTTTTCAGGGGCTTGTTCTTTGGTTGCGAGGAGGCGCAACACCCTATCTCCTGCGCTTGTTGCCTGAGTGGACGCTGACCAGCCACTGATGGAGAGTTATATGCGCGTTGAGCATTCAATGACTTGCCGGTCGCACGCACGTTTTTTCACGCCGTATTGAGCTGTGTATGGTGGGAGTGCGTGAAGCGCATAGCCGGGTATGGGCGACCTCAGCCCGCTGGCCGGTGCAAGCTGACCGAATCGCGCAACGCCGAGCCGTCGTATTCAGTGCGGAACAGTCCTCGATGTTACAGCTCCGGCACTAGGCTGTGGACCAGCTCCTCCAAGTCGCCTGGAAGATATGGGACCTGCAACATGAAGCCGTCGCAAGGCCCCGCCTCGAACCACTCCTGCATGCGATCAGCCACCGTGCTGGGCCTGCCGGCAAAGCCGCTAATCGTCCTCCCCGCGCCGTAGCGCTGTCCTAGCTCAGCAACGCTTAAGCCTGAGCGCCGCGTCAGTTCGGCGACCTCACGGTAGTGCCCTTCGAGGCCGGGAACATCGAGATTCTCAGGCAGGACCTCGTCCTGCGGGAAGCGCGAGAGATCAAAGCCGAGATGATAGGACAAGGTCGAGAGACCGGACTGTGGATGCGAAAATTCGTGGAGCTGGTCGCGTAGCGGCTTGGCCTGCTTCTCCGTGTGCCCATGACCGGACGATGGCGGGCAACACCTTGACTGTATCACCGTCGCGGCCGAAACGGACCGCGCGAGCGCGCAAGTCGTTGCGGAATTCTACAGCGACATCGATGAGGCCGAGCGTCACGAAGATGACCTCGGCCCATCGCGCGGCGAAGTTACGCCCGCGATCGGAAGCCCCGGTCTGCATGAAGACCAGGCGCCCCTGCGGCGCTAGCTTTCACACCAACATCCAGCTTGCGTTCTCAATCGAAAAACGCAGGCCTGTTCATGTCAGTTGCGAACGCGAAAGCCGCGTCAACGTCACTCTCGATTGTCCTGCCTCGCGATAGGGCCGGCAACTGATCTCTTGGAAAAAAGAGCGCCTCGCTCGTCTCCAATGTCGGCTGCACCTTCTGACCCGGGAGCTGGTCGCAAAGGAAGAACATCTTGTAAAATTCACGGACATCAGGCGAATATGAGGCGTTGGCTTTGTGTCGGACACCATAGAGACGGGAAACAGACACT from Bradyrhizobium lupini harbors:
- a CDS encoding NUDIX domain-containing protein: MLLVREKSDGLWALPGGFAEIGLSAARNIEKELYEEAGLKVSVSRLYGVRHKANASYSPDVREFYKMFFLCDQLPGQKVQPTLETSEALFFPRDQLPALSRGRTIESDVDAAFAFATDMNRPAFFD
- a CDS encoding DEAD/DEAH box helicase family protein, whose product is MCHPTGTGKTAVIAGLSQASPEIGNVLVLTTREAIRDQLTREISGNIFIEEDKVNLGPKIRLAKNTYVVNESRILEGQVQELHEATIRHFSPKLKDFSARQFDRLVEDPGNIVFGELSKNRSIMLMTVQMLIGLDIRGACYKALRDHIDLIVFDEGHYEPAAKYSAAVPRPCKADHPAFRHPFPQRSETVQYRKEQHSPLQILRSS